The following proteins come from a genomic window of Miscanthus floridulus cultivar M001 chromosome 2, ASM1932011v1, whole genome shotgun sequence:
- the LOC136537670 gene encoding uncharacterized protein, with protein sequence MAAGGTADFFYRESQRLGYVARSAFKLIQMQKQHKLIAPGAAVLDLGCAPGAWLQVACQNLGPLEKGGVIVGVDVKKVKVPSAHCDSRVRTVRADVMTLMKQQARAMSPQERGFSVILSDMCPPVSGITTKDGAISCELGMRALSLAVGKIKLKESDYSDTLEKYLSSTEPDPDEDGVLRRGGNLVMKFLENEDISGFGKFCKVKFKKVSLLRPKATRPSSREIYMICEGLR encoded by the exons ATGGCCGCGGGGGGCACCGCCGACTTCTTCTACCGCGAGTCGCAGCGGCTGGGCTACGTCGCCCGCTCTGCGTTTAAG CTGATCCAGATGCAGAAGCAGCACAAGCTCATAGCGCcgggcgccgccgtgctcgaccTCGGCTGCGCCCCCGGCGCGTGGCTCCAG GTGGCTTGTCAGAACCTGGGCCCCCTCGAAAAGGGTGGCGTTATTGTCGGCGTCGATGTTAAG AAGGTGAAGGTCCCCTCTGCGCACTGTGACTCACGGGTCAGGACAGTCCGCGCAGATGTCATGACTCTGATGAAGCAGCAGGCTCGGGCGATGTCGCCGCAG GAACGAGGATTCTCTGTGATACTGTCAGACATGTGTCCACCAGTTTCAGGGATCACAACCAAAGATGGAGCTATATCTTGTGAGTTGGGCATGCGTGCTCTCTCGTTGGCAGTAGGGAAGATAAAGTTAAAAGAGTCTGATTACAGTGATACTCTAGAGAAGTATCTGAGCTCCACCGAGCCTGATCCTGATGAGGATGGTGTTCTTCGTCGTGGAGGCAACCTAGTAATGAAGTTTCTTGAGAATGAGGACATATCAG GGTTTGGCAAATTCTGCAAGGTGAAGTTCAAGAAAGTATCCTTGTTGAGACCCAAGGCGACTCGACCTAGCTCGAGGGAGATCTACATGATCTGCGAAGGTTTGCGGTAG